DNA from Amycolatopsis sp. DSM 110486:
CGAGCGCATCTCGGCGAGCACGCGCTGCTTCAACGACGCGGGCGGCTCCTCGGCCATCGCCGCGCCGAGCCGGGCCGCGGTGGCCCGCAGCTCGCGGACCTCCTGTGCGCAGGCCACACACTGCTCGAGGTGCCGGCGGAACAGGGCGCGCTCGGTGTCCGACAGGGCGTTGAGCGCGTACGCACCGGTCAACGTGTGCATCTCCGGCGAGTTCACGCGGTCACCCCCAGGCAGTCGCGCAGCCGGATCAGCCCGTCGCGCACCCTCGTCTTGATCGTCCCCTGCGGAGTCGCCAGCACGTCGGCGACCTCGCGGTAGGTGTAGCCCTGGTAGTACGCCAGGAGCACCGACTCGCGCTGCAGCTCCGTGAGCGACTTGAGGCAGCGGCGCACCTGCGAGCGCTCCAGCCGGGCGGTGACCGACTCGGCCACCTCGTCGAACGGCCGGCCGCGCGCGGCCTCGAACGTCGCCTTCTGCTCGCGTTCGGTGCCGGCCCGCGCGGACCGCACGCGGTCCACGGCGCGGCGGTGTGCCAGTGTCATCGCCCAGTTGAGCGCGCTGCCCTTCTCGGGCGAGTAGCGCGTGGCGGTCTTCCAGAGCTCGACGAGCACCTCCTGCGTCACCTCCTCCGACTGCGCCGAGTCGCGCACGATCCGCCGCACGAGGCCGTAGACCGGTCCCGCGAGCTGGTCGTAGAGCAGCTCGAACGCGCGCTCGTCGCCCTTGGCGACCTGGGCCATGAGGTCTTCGGCGGTGGGCGCCGCCTGCTCGGCGCCCACCGGCACGGCCGCGACCGGGCGCGGGCGGGCGGTCTCATCCATGGAGCGCTCCTGACGAGTTCTGCGGGGTCCGGGTGGCCACCGGGG
Protein-coding regions in this window:
- the sigK gene encoding ECF RNA polymerase sigma factor SigK; translated protein: MDETARPRPVAAVPVGAEQAAPTAEDLMAQVAKGDERAFELLYDQLAGPVYGLVRRIVRDSAQSEEVTQEVLVELWKTATRYSPEKGSALNWAMTLAHRRAVDRVRSARAGTEREQKATFEAARGRPFDEVAESVTARLERSQVRRCLKSLTELQRESVLLAYYQGYTYREVADVLATPQGTIKTRVRDGLIRLRDCLGVTA